A region of Haliotis asinina isolate JCU_RB_2024 chromosome 9, JCU_Hal_asi_v2, whole genome shotgun sequence DNA encodes the following proteins:
- the LOC137295612 gene encoding transmembrane protein 168-like, protein MLRGVRAARYYLVHLFHRVMQNVKDFKLQFTIQYVGYIPEIILLVALGLGLYIQWYHTKNTVIAIISLFGLFVFGISCALRYYFSMQSVGNALFHIWTGCLVGIIAFSENDYDDVLHEVMEMLFLTSMVSMWFWNIFGRIMHFVKLDACILTQSEGLESLGLVIATFAMDTSKGLPMSMLIVAFTVHLIALRMKSFLGLISFMSLLCVGVFVFFPGFHMSPNKYALIYFVGRHAFQPIIDFYFSALTTIERWKPFFNLSKLLRYLIVLFVFVLDLVLAALIGIQSFSHKEWFVVVPVFAVFAFIWILFHVIYFISCWKLMGKITECNLTYISLADEQQSYNRIMASKGIRHFGLISHRLICLSLTTTIILTGIGWETRTGYSLSLAWIVLPIEAMSLSLFSELGDFLGGTCTGFGVIAPVTNIRPNGPAKLLSSASLQDMTNRATNTLNHIHKLFGFHMIDNYGCDYSTSGLSDDYLKSKVNAFFERRTADGPRFDTYMLYYSGEVYENGDLALSDNKNLKPETLLEWWSAKNDGSGSRLIIVLDAGHYTTWTRNVRNCVDEFVAIQTCKYSKPSDLECGGLGGVGSFTEDWVNYNVGKDVDPSWTDKARSTHAIYVLSRNWTDFTFHLPTSEDFAQYWDTNFPKITKPLIKAVNLPSFGAICCMCTSISRCLRRKQMRWLPPKEIDTGHGFKLVRT, encoded by the exons ATGTTGAGAGGGGTGCGAGCAGCGAGGTACTATTTAGTCCACCTCTTCCATCGGGTCATGCAGAACGTCAAAGATTTCAAGCTCCAGTTCACGATACAGTATGTGGGCTACATTCCTGAGATCATTCTCCTGGTGGCCCTTGGGCTGGGGCTGTACATACAGTGGTATCACACCAAGAACACCGTCATCGCCATCATCTCACTGTTTGGACTCTTTGTGTTCGGAATATCATGTGCCCTTCGGTACTACTTCAGCATGCAAAGTGTCGGAAACGCCCTTTTCCACATCTGGACTGGATGTCTTGTCGGGATCATCGCCTTCTCTGAGAATGATTACGATGATGTGTTGCATGAAGTCATGGAGATGCTGTTCCTCACCAGTATGGTGTCTATGTGGTTCTGGAATATATTTGGGAGGATCATGCATTTTGTGAAGTTGGACGCGTGTATACTGACTCAGTCGGAAGGTCTTGAATCTCTGGGACTTGTCATTGCCACCTTTGCAATGGACACATCTAAGGGGCTTCCAATGTCCATGCTGATTGTTGCCTTCACCGTGCACCTCATCGCATTACGGATGAAATCTTTCCTTGGACTCATCAGCTTCATGAGTCTTCTCTGTGTTGGAGTCTTTGTCTTCTTTCCTGGATTCCACATGTCCCCAAACAAATATGCTCTGATATATTTCGTCGGACGTCATGCATTCCAGCCAATTATCGACTTCTATTTCTCAGCCTTGACCACCATTGAGCGATGGAAACCATTTTTTAACCTGTCTAAGTTGCTTCGttatttgattgttttgtttgtgtttgtgctcGATCTGGTTCTGGCTGCCTTGATTGGGATACAGAGCTTCAGCCATAAAGAATGGTTTGTGGTTGTACCAGTGTTTGCAGTATTTGCCTTCATATggattttgtttcatgttatttatttcaTATCTTGCTGGAAACTGATGGGCAAGATAACAGAATGTAACCTGACATATATAAGCCTAGCGGATGAACAACAAAGTTACAACAGAATAATGGCGTCCAAGGGTATCCGCCATTTTGGTCTGATCTCTCACAGACTAATATGCCTTTCATTAACCACAACGATTATTCTGACGGGTATTGGATGGGAGACGCGGACTGGGTACAGCCTGAGCTTGGCTTGGATTGTATTGCCCATTGAAGCCATGTCACTGAGTCTGTTCTCGGAACTCGGGGACTTCCTTGGAGGGACCTGCACAGGATTTGGCGTAATTGCACCTGTTACAAACATCAG ACCAAATGGCCCTGCCAAGCTCCTCTCTTCGGCGTCCCTCCAAGACATGACAAATCGTGCTACCAACACACTCAACCACATCCACAAGCTGTTTGGTTTCCACATGATTGACAACTACGGCTGTGACTACTCCACTAGTGGACTGAGCGATGACTACCTGAAGAGCAAGGTGAATGCCTTCTTCGAGCGTCGGACAGCAGATGGACCACGCTTTGATACTTACATGCTGTACTACAGTGGTGAGGTATATGAGAATGGAGATCTGGCGCTGTCAG ACAACAAGAACCTGAAGCCCGAGACCTTGCTGGAGTGGTGGTCAGCAAAGAATGACGGCAGTGGTTCCCGCCTCATTATCGTCCTGGATGCTGGCCACTACACCACCTGGACACGCAACGTACGTAACTGTGTCGATGAATTTGTCGCCATCCAGACCTGCAAGTATTCAAAACCCTCTGACCTTGAGTGTGGCGGACTGGGAGGGGTGGGGAGTTTCACAGAGGACTGGGTCAACTACAATGTGGGCAAGGACGTTGACCCCAGCTGGACAGACAAGGCCAGGTCGACCCATGCCATCTATGTCCTGTCCAGAAACTGGACAGACTTCACTTTCCATCTACCTACCTCTGAAGACTTTGCTCAATATTGGGACACCAATTTCCCCAAGATCACCAAGCCTTTGATCAAAGCTGTCAATCTTCCAAGCTTTGGTGCTATTTGttgcatgtgtacaagtatttCACGTTGTTTGCGTCGTAAACAGATGAGATGGCTTCCTCCCAAGGAGATTGACACAGGCCATGGGTTCAAACTGGTCAGGACTTAA